One window of Dyadobacter sandarakinus genomic DNA carries:
- a CDS encoding S41 family peptidase, producing the protein MRNKILLPFFLLALLCAACKEKNVEPATSTETNQWIYDQMKYWYYWNDHITANPDLTQSPEDFFESLLYRYDAGTRPDGDRFSWIQESADELKASLSGETKTTGMQYKLFYYPSGSTNVIGVVLYVAPGSSASDAGFRRGDIFSSVGGTKLTGDNYRQLLNAGGALSYTISKFDVDDVLKETTVKRKVAPVVLQENPVFFDTTYTYDAHKIGYVVYHQFIPSPNGSSGKEYDQKLDDIFAKFKAAQVNALVLDLRYNPGGYVSSAINLASLITKGTTNDVFYYKEYNPQVTETNRKKYGDSYFYDKFVSKSQNISSSLQKLIVLTSSRTASASELLINGLKPFMDVTIIGEKTVGKNVGSVTITDSDGKIKWGMQPIVSKSLNSLKQSDYATGFVPNTTIGEGIILYPYGSPKDPLLGEALFEITGTHVTRMAHHTRILSEKGEEIESTIEKKAGGSNMFFDR; encoded by the coding sequence ATGAGAAATAAAATTTTACTTCCATTTTTCCTGCTTGCATTGCTTTGTGCAGCCTGCAAGGAAAAGAACGTAGAGCCGGCCACAAGCACGGAGACCAACCAGTGGATTTATGACCAGATGAAGTACTGGTATTACTGGAACGACCATATCACAGCCAATCCGGACCTGACGCAATCGCCCGAAGACTTTTTTGAATCGCTGCTGTATCGCTACGATGCCGGTACGCGGCCCGATGGCGACCGGTTTTCGTGGATCCAGGAGAGCGCCGACGAGCTAAAAGCCTCACTCAGCGGTGAAACCAAAACAACCGGAATGCAATACAAGCTGTTTTACTATCCCAGCGGCTCCACCAATGTGATTGGGGTGGTATTGTATGTTGCTCCCGGCTCGTCTGCATCTGACGCGGGATTCCGGCGGGGTGATATTTTCAGCAGTGTGGGCGGTACAAAGCTGACAGGCGACAATTACCGCCAGCTGCTCAATGCAGGCGGCGCACTTTCCTACACGATCTCCAAATTCGATGTGGACGACGTGCTGAAAGAGACAACGGTAAAAAGGAAGGTTGCACCGGTTGTTTTGCAGGAAAACCCTGTCTTTTTTGATACTACCTATACCTACGACGCTCACAAAATTGGGTACGTGGTATATCACCAGTTTATTCCGTCACCCAATGGATCATCCGGCAAGGAGTATGACCAGAAGCTGGATGATATTTTTGCAAAATTCAAGGCAGCCCAGGTAAATGCACTGGTATTGGACCTGCGCTATAATCCCGGCGGCTACGTAAGTTCGGCTATAAACCTGGCCAGCCTCATCACAAAAGGGACTACCAATGATGTTTTTTATTACAAAGAGTACAACCCGCAGGTGACTGAGACCAATCGTAAAAAATACGGTGACTCCTACTTTTACGACAAGTTTGTTTCCAAAAGTCAGAACATCAGCAGCAGCCTTCAAAAGCTGATTGTACTCACTTCATCCCGCACAGCCTCGGCCAGCGAGCTGCTGATCAACGGACTGAAGCCCTTTATGGATGTGACAATTATAGGTGAAAAAACGGTTGGCAAAAACGTCGGGTCGGTGACCATTACCGATTCTGACGGCAAGATAAAGTGGGGTATGCAGCCGATCGTATCCAAGTCGCTGAACAGCCTGAAGCAATCAGACTATGCGACGGGCTTTGTTCCCAATACCACGATAGGCGAAGGTATTATCCTTTATCCATACGGCAGCCCCAAAGACCCGCTGCTTGGCGAAGCACTTTTCGAGATTACGGGTACGCATGTGACCCGCATGGCGCATCACACACGGATTTTGTCTGAAAAGGGCGAAGAAATTGAGTCGACAATCGAGAAAAAGGCCGGCGGAAGCAATATGTTTTTTGACCGGTAA
- a CDS encoding AAA family ATPase, whose amino-acid sequence MIPKYLKIKGLYSYQTEQEIHFDALTDASLFGIFGAVGSGKSSILEAITFALYGDTERLNKSGDDRTYNMMNLRSDELLIDFECIAGKDAEHYRFTVRGRRNSKNFRDVKTFERKAYVHEEGTWVPLSESVNAESIIGLSYDNFRRTIIIPQGRFQEFIELRDSDRTRMMKELFQLEKYDLSRKVGSLTKQNDLSLSGLDGQLIGLGEVTPEMVEAEENRRNAIRTEIGEVNAALLLLAEQEKVFQDQKAADEKIRLLRNQLHILDGQRPGMQAREEALRLFEICSLHFKSLLDQKKHLNAAVLRDEKVYFSQQTRIRELTVGADRERAVIQELKPRYDTREELLDTIAELGKVIQIIDNNAWISQKKQRLASGEHQLAEKEKGIEAIRIQKLDQEGANETRKAALIDIQEITAIKSWFAQADLLVEARQAIKKEAEDLQAEIGTQQALLDAKLSEISTRLAINLPQQPVLTVFQSAMQGYAIQNEERRKALRQELVKASTRLALQQYAVSLQEGEPCPLCGAEHHPAVLHTDESVTKELTGIESQLARFDELDDHARKMQTPVERLFNQIENLEKQKASIKERWTEARLRIEQHDLGFIWQKFDKTDRSGFEQHFQQVTRDQALIRETEAQIRRLNARLESEILEKTEKFEKPLQVLRDEILRLDSTTALLSAQLEKVDLDEIATQPQAEIREKMQLLHQSYGEITRLYEETRQLVDVMEKERDMLAGSQATLEVALEGSRNELKEVQHQMDLQLVKYGFAGEDQVAVILQHPIRIDEERTALDTFRFACETTERDLNRLVQENAGQDYDADQHIALIQSKRDFEEKLNALRKEEGGLDRLLKKMAEDLARKASLLEEKGKLQLRKEHLDELTRLFRSSGFVDYASSIYLKNLIQAANHRFHQMTHQRLHLELGEGNSFWVRDLLNGGHLRLLKTLSGGQKFQAALSLALALADHIHVRNESQHNFFFLDEGFGSLDKLALQTVFDTLKSLRKENRIVGIISHVEELQQEIQTFLKITDTEEGSRIQESWK is encoded by the coding sequence ATGATCCCCAAGTACCTCAAAATAAAAGGTCTCTATTCCTACCAGACCGAGCAGGAAATCCACTTTGATGCACTGACTGATGCCTCCCTGTTCGGGATTTTTGGCGCGGTAGGCAGTGGTAAATCTTCCATTCTCGAAGCAATTACCTTTGCATTGTACGGCGATACCGAGCGGCTCAACAAGTCGGGGGATGATCGTACTTACAACATGATGAACCTGCGCTCCGACGAGCTGCTCATTGATTTTGAATGCATTGCAGGCAAGGATGCGGAGCATTACCGGTTTACGGTGCGGGGAAGAAGAAACAGCAAAAATTTCAGGGATGTAAAAACTTTTGAGCGCAAAGCCTATGTGCACGAAGAGGGTACCTGGGTACCGCTGTCAGAAAGTGTGAATGCGGAAAGCATTATCGGACTGAGCTATGATAACTTTCGCCGCACCATTATTATTCCACAGGGACGCTTTCAGGAGTTTATCGAACTGAGAGATTCGGACCGTACGAGGATGATGAAAGAGCTTTTCCAGCTCGAAAAGTATGATCTGAGCCGGAAAGTAGGCTCTTTGACCAAGCAAAACGACTTATCTCTTTCCGGTCTCGATGGCCAGCTCATAGGCCTGGGCGAAGTGACTCCTGAAATGGTAGAAGCCGAAGAAAACCGCAGGAATGCAATCAGGACGGAGATCGGGGAGGTGAATGCAGCGTTGCTGCTGCTGGCTGAGCAGGAGAAAGTTTTTCAGGATCAAAAAGCGGCTGATGAAAAGATCAGGTTGCTTCGGAACCAGCTCCATATACTTGACGGCCAGCGTCCCGGTATGCAGGCGAGAGAAGAGGCATTGCGACTTTTTGAAATTTGCTCCCTGCATTTCAAATCTTTGCTCGATCAGAAAAAACACCTGAATGCCGCGGTACTCCGCGATGAAAAGGTGTATTTCAGCCAGCAAACCCGGATCAGGGAACTTACGGTGGGTGCGGACCGTGAAAGAGCTGTCATTCAGGAGCTGAAACCACGCTATGACACCCGCGAAGAACTCCTGGATACCATTGCCGAACTTGGAAAAGTCATTCAGATCATTGACAACAATGCATGGATAAGCCAGAAAAAACAGCGGCTTGCAAGTGGTGAACATCAGCTTGCCGAAAAGGAAAAAGGCATTGAAGCCATCAGGATCCAAAAGCTCGATCAGGAAGGTGCCAATGAAACCAGAAAGGCTGCATTGATCGACATTCAGGAAATTACGGCGATAAAGTCATGGTTTGCACAGGCTGATCTCCTCGTGGAAGCACGTCAGGCCATCAAAAAGGAGGCCGAGGACCTGCAAGCTGAAATCGGCACACAGCAAGCATTACTGGACGCAAAATTGAGTGAAATCAGCACGCGGCTAGCCATCAATCTTCCTCAGCAGCCAGTTCTGACGGTTTTTCAATCGGCTATGCAGGGTTATGCCATCCAAAATGAAGAGCGCAGGAAAGCGCTGAGGCAAGAGCTGGTCAAAGCAAGTACCCGGCTGGCGCTGCAGCAATATGCCGTCAGTCTGCAGGAAGGCGAACCTTGTCCGCTCTGCGGGGCGGAGCATCACCCGGCTGTGCTTCACACGGACGAAAGTGTGACTAAAGAGCTCACCGGCATTGAAAGTCAGCTTGCCCGCTTTGATGAGCTCGATGACCATGCAAGGAAGATGCAGACGCCAGTTGAGCGGCTTTTCAATCAGATTGAGAACCTTGAAAAACAAAAGGCATCTATCAAGGAACGCTGGACCGAGGCCAGACTCAGGATCGAGCAGCATGATCTTGGTTTTATCTGGCAAAAGTTTGACAAAACAGATCGCAGCGGCTTTGAGCAGCATTTTCAGCAGGTAACCCGTGACCAGGCGCTGATTCGTGAAACCGAGGCTCAGATACGCCGGCTGAATGCCCGGCTCGAATCCGAAATACTCGAAAAAACTGAAAAGTTTGAAAAACCTTTGCAAGTACTGCGGGACGAAATCCTGCGGCTGGACAGTACTACTGCATTGCTTTCGGCCCAGCTTGAGAAAGTCGACCTGGATGAAATAGCAACGCAGCCCCAAGCGGAAATCAGGGAGAAAATGCAGCTGCTGCATCAAAGCTACGGAGAGATAACACGTCTTTATGAAGAAACCCGGCAGCTCGTGGATGTGATGGAAAAGGAGCGGGATATGCTGGCAGGCAGTCAGGCCACCCTGGAAGTTGCCCTGGAAGGCAGCCGTAACGAGCTGAAAGAAGTACAGCATCAAATGGATCTTCAGCTTGTAAAGTATGGGTTTGCGGGAGAAGATCAGGTTGCAGTGATTTTGCAGCACCCAATCAGGATAGACGAGGAGCGCACTGCACTGGATACATTCCGGTTTGCCTGTGAGACCACGGAAAGAGACCTGAACAGGCTGGTTCAGGAAAATGCCGGACAGGATTATGATGCTGACCAGCACATTGCGCTGATTCAGTCAAAACGTGATTTTGAAGAAAAATTAAATGCACTGCGCAAAGAGGAAGGCGGACTGGACCGGCTCCTGAAAAAAATGGCCGAAGACCTGGCTCGAAAGGCGTCTTTACTGGAAGAAAAAGGCAAATTACAGCTCAGGAAAGAACATCTGGACGAGCTGACAAGGCTTTTCCGGTCGAGCGGGTTTGTGGATTATGCATCAAGCATTTACCTTAAGAACTTGATTCAGGCTGCAAACCATCGTTTTCACCAGATGACACACCAGCGCCTCCACCTTGAACTGGGTGAGGGCAATAGCTTCTGGGTGCGCGACCTGCTTAATGGCGGACATCTGCGCCTGCTGAAAACGCTTTCGGGCGGACAGAAATTTCAGGCTGCATTGTCCCTGGCGCTGGCGCTTGCAGACCATATCCATGTGCGCAATGAGTCGCAGCATAACTTCTTTTTTCTGGACGAGGGCTTCGGCTCGCTCGACAAGCTGGCACTGCAGACCGTTTTTGACACGCTCAAATCACTGCGTAAAGAAAACAGGATTGTCGGTATTATCAGTCACGTGGAAGAATTGCAGCAGGAAATCCAGACTTTCCTGAAAATTACCGATACCGAAGAGGGCAGCCGCATTCAGGAAAGCTGGAAATGA
- the rocD gene encoding ornithine--oxo-acid transaminase: MTTFSDTLTSAAAQAIDLEYRYGAHNYKPMPVVLERGAGVYVWDVEGKQYLDFLSAYSAVSQGHCHPHIVNAMISQAQKLTLTSRAFYNDRLGECEKMLCEYFGYDKVLMMNSGVEGGETALKLTRKWAYKVKGIAPGKAKTVYAAGNFWGRTLAAISSSTDPSSTDDYGPFLPGYEIIPYDNLDALENLLKNDPDIAGFMVEPIQGEAGVVVPRAGYLRGVRELCSQYNVLFIADEVQTGIGRTGMRLACDWEGVKPDILVLGKALSGGTMPVSAAFADNEVMLTIAPGEHGSTYGGNPLACAVTIAALEVVQRENLAGNAEAMGALFRQRISDLQKQCSLIEVVRGKGLLNAIVINDTEESTTAMDLCYKMMEKGLLCKPTHGNKIRFAPPLVINEQQMNQACDIIEEVFLETNASR; encoded by the coding sequence ATGACAACCTTCTCCGACACGCTCACCAGCGCAGCTGCACAGGCGATCGACCTCGAATACCGCTACGGTGCACATAATTACAAACCGATGCCCGTAGTGCTGGAACGCGGTGCGGGTGTGTATGTCTGGGATGTGGAGGGCAAGCAATATCTGGATTTTCTTTCGGCATACAGTGCGGTGAGCCAGGGGCATTGTCATCCGCATATCGTCAATGCCATGATCAGCCAGGCGCAAAAGCTCACCCTCACTTCCCGTGCATTTTACAATGACCGGCTGGGTGAATGTGAAAAAATGCTGTGCGAATATTTCGGCTACGATAAGGTACTTATGATGAATTCGGGCGTGGAAGGCGGTGAGACCGCATTGAAGCTGACCCGCAAATGGGCATACAAAGTCAAAGGCATTGCGCCGGGTAAAGCCAAAACCGTGTACGCCGCAGGTAATTTCTGGGGCCGGACGCTGGCAGCCATTTCTTCTTCCACGGATCCGTCCAGTACCGATGATTACGGTCCGTTTCTGCCGGGCTACGAAATCATTCCCTACGACAACCTGGATGCATTGGAAAATCTGCTCAAAAATGATCCTGATATTGCCGGCTTCATGGTGGAACCTATCCAGGGCGAGGCCGGGGTGGTAGTACCGAGGGCGGGCTACCTGAGGGGCGTGCGCGAACTTTGCAGCCAATACAATGTGCTTTTTATAGCCGATGAGGTCCAGACCGGCATTGGCCGCACGGGCATGCGGCTGGCATGTGACTGGGAAGGTGTGAAACCTGATATCCTGGTTTTGGGAAAAGCCCTCTCGGGCGGTACGATGCCTGTGTCTGCTGCATTCGCGGACAACGAAGTTATGCTCACAATCGCGCCCGGAGAGCACGGCTCTACCTATGGCGGCAACCCCCTGGCCTGTGCCGTGACCATTGCCGCACTGGAAGTAGTACAGCGTGAAAACCTGGCTGGAAATGCAGAGGCGATGGGAGCGTTGTTCAGGCAGAGGATTTCTGATCTTCAAAAACAATGTTCTCTGATAGAGGTCGTTAGAGGAAAAGGCCTGTTGAATGCTATCGTTATCAATGATACCGAGGAAAGTACCACAGCAATGGATCTTTGTTACAAAATGATGGAAAAAGGGTTGCTCTGCAAGCCTACCCACGGCAACAAGATCCGCTTTGCACCTCCTCTGGTTATCAATGAACAGCAGATGAACCAGGCCTGTGATATTATTGAGGAAGTGTTTCTGGAAACAAACGCAAGTCGATGA
- a CDS encoding GH3 auxin-responsive promoter family protein yields the protein MKLVNDMTVWFLKRRFERIEQFMKYPVETQQRIFSELIETARYTEWGSRYNYGQIKTIKDFQNQVPVSSYEDLYPYIERVLKGEPNVLWPSSIEWFSKSSGTTNARSKFLPVSPEALEECHYEGGKDMMTLLIHNRPDTRVFDGKGLSIGGTLHANPFDDYTQIGDVSAVIMQNLPSWAEFMRTPPLDVALMDHWESKLDKMASICSQENVTSILGVPTWTIVLLDQIMERSGAKNMLEVWPDFEVFVHGAVSFEPYRELFMTKYFPSDQVLYLETYSASEGFFAIQDDVSRVGEMLLMLDYGIFYEFIPMEEVGQPHPRALLLDEVEVGKSYALVISTNAGLWRYLIGDTVRFTSKYPFRLKVSGRTKHFINAFGEELIVENADYGIKVASQKTGAVVANYTAGPVYMGDGTRGRHEWIVEFSREPDNYDAFTSILDEALREVNSDYDAKRYKDLALLPPLMHYVPAGTFYAWMGKRHKLGGQNKVPRLSNSREFLEDLLG from the coding sequence ATGAAGCTGGTCAATGATATGACTGTCTGGTTTTTGAAGCGGCGCTTCGAAAGGATTGAACAGTTTATGAAGTACCCCGTTGAAACTCAGCAACGCATTTTTTCCGAGCTGATCGAAACTGCGCGGTATACGGAGTGGGGCAGCAGGTACAATTACGGACAGATTAAAACCATTAAAGACTTTCAGAACCAGGTTCCCGTATCCTCTTACGAGGACCTGTACCCTTATATCGAGCGTGTACTCAAAGGCGAGCCCAATGTGCTCTGGCCTTCCTCCATTGAATGGTTTTCGAAGTCGTCGGGAACTACCAATGCCCGCAGCAAATTCCTCCCGGTATCACCCGAAGCATTGGAGGAATGTCACTACGAAGGGGGTAAGGACATGATGACGCTCCTGATCCATAACCGGCCCGATACCCGCGTTTTTGACGGCAAAGGGTTGTCGATCGGAGGTACGCTGCATGCCAATCCCTTTGATGATTACACGCAGATCGGCGATGTGTCCGCAGTAATCATGCAGAATCTTCCCTCCTGGGCGGAATTTATGCGGACACCGCCGCTGGATGTCGCACTCATGGATCATTGGGAAAGTAAGCTGGACAAAATGGCGTCCATTTGTTCGCAGGAAAATGTGACCAGCATCCTGGGTGTTCCTACCTGGACCATCGTGCTGCTGGATCAGATTATGGAGCGTTCCGGGGCGAAAAATATGCTGGAAGTATGGCCTGACTTTGAGGTATTTGTGCATGGAGCTGTGTCGTTTGAGCCGTACAGGGAGTTATTTATGACCAAGTACTTCCCCTCCGACCAGGTGCTGTACCTGGAAACGTACAGTGCGTCGGAAGGATTTTTTGCGATACAGGATGATGTAAGCAGGGTAGGGGAAATGCTCCTGATGCTCGATTATGGCATCTTTTATGAGTTTATTCCGATGGAAGAAGTTGGTCAGCCGCACCCCCGGGCACTGCTGCTGGACGAGGTGGAGGTTGGAAAAAGCTATGCACTCGTCATCTCGACCAATGCGGGCTTGTGGCGCTACCTCATCGGTGATACGGTACGGTTTACCTCCAAATACCCTTTCCGGTTGAAGGTAAGCGGACGAACCAAACATTTTATCAATGCATTCGGTGAGGAGCTGATCGTGGAAAATGCGGATTATGGTATCAAAGTAGCTTCGCAAAAAACCGGTGCAGTCGTCGCCAACTATACCGCCGGACCCGTGTACATGGGCGATGGCACGCGCGGCAGACACGAGTGGATTGTCGAATTTTCGAGAGAACCTGACAATTACGATGCATTTACCTCCATCCTCGACGAAGCACTGCGCGAGGTAAACTCCGACTACGACGCCAAACGCTACAAAGACCTGGCGCTGCTGCCGCCACTTATGCATTACGTTCCCGCAGGGACTTTCTATGCATGGATGGGAAAACGCCACAAGCTCGGTGGCCAGAACAAAGTCCCGAGGCTGAGCAACAGCCGGGAGTTTTTGGAAGATCTGCTGGGATAG
- a CDS encoding M28 family peptidase has product MNKRNLLAGCALAISMVAQAQDDAAKYAATIDPADLKKHLTIIASDSLEGRDTGSPGQKKAAAYVSGFYKQYGLTPAATDSAGQKSFLQKYQLYKRSWGEVYVRAGERKYEFNKDFYLNGLLSIPEEIRTQAVFAGFGIQEGSYNDYASVDVKGKSVIIFDGEPKNAEGKSILGNSEKTKWSGSLSWQPKMALALEKGAAYVFIITEKTGEDLDKEIRQRAVMTRRFSAPTLKPVQESPDRRAAFVISPEMAADILKTSVQKLEKDRADIGKSGKPVSKNMKGEIAIKAERANEIIHTENVAAFMEGTDKKEEVLVISAHLDHIGISPNGEINNGADDDGSGTVSLLEIAEAFSKAKADGKGPRRSILFLNVTGEEKGLFGSEYYSENPIFPVKNTIADLNIDMIGRVDEAHKSDPKYVYLIGSDKLSSTLHTISEDVNKKYVNYKLDYTFNDPKDPNRFYYRSDHYNFAKKGIPVIFYFTGVHKDYHRPGDDVEKIMFDKQSGIVKLVFHTAWELVNRDERIVVDSHKE; this is encoded by the coding sequence ATGAATAAAAGGAATTTACTGGCGGGTTGTGCATTGGCAATCAGCATGGTGGCCCAGGCACAGGACGACGCAGCAAAATACGCAGCTACCATTGACCCGGCCGATCTGAAAAAGCATCTCACGATCATTGCCTCAGATAGTCTTGAAGGACGGGACACCGGCTCGCCGGGCCAGAAAAAGGCTGCGGCATATGTATCCGGATTTTATAAGCAATATGGCCTCACTCCCGCTGCTACGGACTCGGCAGGCCAAAAATCATTTCTGCAGAAGTACCAGCTTTACAAAAGAAGCTGGGGCGAGGTTTACGTACGGGCAGGTGAAAGAAAGTACGAGTTCAACAAGGATTTTTACCTCAACGGACTCCTGAGCATTCCCGAGGAGATCAGAACACAGGCTGTATTTGCAGGCTTTGGGATACAGGAAGGCAGCTATAATGACTACGCCAGTGTTGATGTCAAAGGCAAGTCCGTGATCATTTTTGATGGGGAGCCAAAAAATGCCGAAGGCAAATCCATTCTGGGTAATTCGGAAAAAACAAAATGGAGCGGCTCACTCTCGTGGCAACCCAAAATGGCACTGGCACTGGAAAAAGGTGCAGCGTACGTTTTCATCATCACCGAGAAAACCGGCGAGGACCTGGACAAGGAAATTCGTCAGCGTGCTGTTATGACGCGGCGGTTCAGCGCGCCTACCCTGAAACCGGTACAGGAAAGCCCCGACAGACGGGCGGCATTTGTAATTTCTCCGGAAATGGCCGCTGATATCCTGAAAACATCGGTTCAGAAGCTGGAAAAAGACCGGGCTGACATCGGCAAATCGGGCAAGCCTGTTTCCAAAAACATGAAAGGAGAAATTGCCATCAAGGCCGAGCGCGCAAACGAAATCATTCACACCGAAAACGTAGCGGCTTTCATGGAGGGTACCGACAAGAAAGAAGAAGTGCTGGTAATCAGCGCCCACCTGGACCATATTGGCATTTCCCCCAATGGCGAGATCAACAATGGAGCTGACGATGACGGCTCAGGAACGGTGTCGCTGCTCGAAATCGCCGAGGCATTTTCAAAGGCGAAAGCCGATGGCAAAGGACCAAGAAGAAGCATTCTGTTTTTGAATGTAACAGGAGAAGAAAAAGGCCTTTTTGGTTCGGAATACTATTCAGAAAACCCGATCTTCCCTGTAAAAAATACGATTGCCGATCTGAACATTGATATGATCGGGCGAGTGGATGAAGCCCATAAATCGGACCCGAAGTATGTATACTTGATTGGGTCAGACAAGCTTTCATCTACGTTACATACGATCAGCGAAGACGTCAACAAAAAGTACGTCAACTACAAGCTTGATTATACTTTTAACGACCCCAAAGATCCGAACCGCTTCTACTACCGGTCTGACCACTACAACTTTGCCAAAAAAGGAATTCCGGTCATCTTTTATTTTACCGGCGTCCATAAAGACTACCATCGCCCTGGTGACGACGTCGAGAAGATTATGTTTGATAAACAATCCGGGATTGTAAAGCTGGTATTTCATACGGCATGGGAGCTGGTGAACCGGGACGAGCGCATTGTGGTGGATAGTCATAAAGAGTAG
- a CDS encoding DUF4160 domain-containing protein yields the protein MPEICRFFGIVIHMYFDDHNPPHFHVEYQDCRTIIGIRDAELLEGYLPAKQLKLVQAWTILREEELLSNFRDLGLDIKQWRKIDPLL from the coding sequence ATGCCAGAAATTTGCAGATTCTTCGGAATTGTTATCCATATGTATTTTGATGACCATAATCCACCACATTTTCACGTTGAATATCAGGATTGCCGTACAATCATCGGTATCAGAGATGCAGAGTTGTTAGAGGGGTATTTACCTGCAAAACAATTAAAGCTGGTTCAGGCCTGGACCATTCTGCGCGAGGAAGAGCTACTCAGTAATTTTCGTGATCTTGGATTAGATATCAAACAATGGAGAAAAATAGATCCACTGCTATAA
- a CDS encoding TraB/GumN family protein, with product MMPCWPFAQVPAKDALLWEVKAPGTAERSYLFGTIHLICEKDFVLSDSLKFALSKSAKLALEVDIDDPGMMGKMMKTMYMAGGQDLKSLVGEAGYAKLSRFFRDSVGLGIDMFAKAKPFVMMGPLFNAILPCEPRSYELTLANLAGEQKSEVIGLETIEEQMAVFDSIPYQEQATMLMSLIDSLPKARKEFATLVSLYKDAKINDLYQAALKSEFGMEGNEELVLFERNQKWIPRIRQMMTAAPTLFAVGAAHLGGEKGIIALLRKEGYTVRAIQ from the coding sequence ATGATGCCCTGCTGGCCATTCGCGCAGGTTCCGGCGAAGGATGCTTTGCTCTGGGAAGTAAAAGCACCGGGCACAGCGGAACGGTCATATCTTTTTGGGACCATTCATTTGATCTGTGAAAAAGATTTCGTGCTCAGTGATTCCCTGAAATTCGCTCTGTCAAAATCGGCTAAACTCGCGCTGGAAGTAGATATTGACGATCCCGGTATGATGGGCAAGATGATGAAAACCATGTACATGGCCGGCGGACAGGATTTGAAAAGCCTGGTAGGAGAAGCCGGCTATGCGAAGCTCAGCCGCTTTTTTCGCGACTCTGTGGGTTTGGGCATTGATATGTTTGCCAAAGCAAAACCTTTTGTGATGATGGGGCCGCTCTTTAATGCCATACTTCCCTGCGAGCCCCGGTCCTACGAACTGACCCTCGCCAACCTGGCCGGAGAACAAAAATCGGAGGTGATAGGCCTGGAAACCATTGAAGAACAAATGGCCGTTTTTGACTCAATACCTTATCAGGAACAGGCTACCATGCTGATGTCGCTCATAGATAGCCTCCCCAAAGCACGGAAGGAGTTTGCCACACTGGTAAGCCTCTACAAAGATGCAAAGATCAATGACCTGTACCAGGCAGCGCTGAAAAGTGAATTTGGTATGGAAGGCAATGAAGAGCTAGTCCTCTTTGAGCGCAACCAGAAGTGGATTCCGCGTATCCGGCAGATGATGACGGCAGCACCAACCCTGTTTGCAGTAGGAGCGGCCCATCTCGGGGGTGAGAAAGGGATCATTGCCCTGCTACGCAAAGAAGGCTACACCGTACGTGCCATTCAATAA
- a CDS encoding DUF2442 domain-containing protein has product MEKNRSTAIMLYYIKEILNVEAYTVTCLFNTGEVKTVNLQAIIQKYSDINDGLVSQLRDPDYFKSVKLDSYGTLTWGNGVDFDPDNLYKMGALSFQP; this is encoded by the coding sequence ATGGAGAAAAATAGATCCACTGCTATAATGCTCTATTACATCAAGGAAATTCTTAATGTAGAGGCTTACACTGTTACCTGCCTTTTCAATACAGGGGAAGTAAAGACTGTCAACCTCCAGGCAATCATTCAGAAGTACAGTGATATCAATGATGGATTGGTCAGCCAGTTGCGTGACCCTGATTATTTTAAGTCTGTGAAGCTTGATTCCTACGGCACATTGACTTGGGGAAATGGAGTTGATTTTGATCCTGACAACTTGTATAAAATGGGAGCACTATCCTTCCAGCCATGA